The Dendropsophus ebraccatus isolate aDenEbr1 chromosome 10, aDenEbr1.pat, whole genome shotgun sequence genome has a segment encoding these proteins:
- the TMEM250 gene encoding transmembrane protein 250 yields the protein MPVIPIPRRVRSFHGPHTTCLHSACGPVRTTHLVRTKYNNFDIYLKSRWMYGFIRFLLYFSCSLFTSILWVALSILFCLQYLGIRVFLRFQYKLSIILLLLGRRRVDFSLMNELLIYGIHVTMLLVGGLGWCFMVFIDM from the coding sequence ATGCCTGTAATCCCCATTCCCCGCCGTGTTCGGTCATTCCACGGGCCTCATACCACCTGTTTGCATTCCGCCTGCGGACCAGTACGGACTACACATTTGGTGCGCACAAAGTACAACAACTTTGACATCTACCTGAAGTCCAGATGGATGTACGGGTTCATCCGCTTCCTGCTGTACTTCAGCTGCAGTCTTTTTACTTCCATCCTCTGGGTGGCACTCTCTATCCTGTTTTGCCTTCAGTATCTGGGCATCCGAGTATTCCTGCGCTTCCAATACAAACTGTCCATcatcctgctgctgctggggCGGAGGCGGGTCGACTTTAGCCTCATGAACGAACTGCTTATTTATGGGATTCACGTAACCATGCTGCTTGTCGGTGGACTGGGGTGGTGTTTTATGGTGTTTATAGATATGTAA